Within Xanthomonas theicola, the genomic segment CGGGTGCGGCGACCACGCGCTGGACGAAGATGCCCGGCGTCACCACGGCTTCGGGGTCGAGTTCGCCGAGCGCGACCACCGCGCCGACCTGGGCGATGGTGCAGCGCGCGGCCATCGCCATCAGCGGGCCGAAGTTGCGCGCGGTCTTGCGGTAGACCAGGTTGCCCCAGCGGTCGCCGCGGTGCGCCTTGATCAGCGCGAAGTCGGCATGGATCGGGTACTCGAGCACGTAGTGGCGGCCGTCGATCTCGCGCGTCTCCTTGCCCGCGGCCAGTTCGGTGCCGTAGCCGGTCGGGGTGAAGATCGCGCCCAGCCCGGCGCCGGCGGCGTGGATGCGCGCGGCCAGGTTGCCCTGCGGCACCAGTTCCAGTTCGATTTCGCCGGCGCGGTAGGCCGCGTCGAAGTGCTGCGAATCGCTCTGCCGCGGGAACGAGCACACGATGCGGCGCACGCGCTTGTGCTTGATCAGCGCCGCCAGCCCGGTCTCGCCGTTGCCGGCGTTGTTGTTGACGATGGTGAGCCCGCGCGCGCCCTGGGCGATCAGCGCGTCGATCAGCGGGTCGGGCATGCCGGCGGT encodes:
- a CDS encoding 3-oxoacid CoA-transferase subunit A, with translation MIDKTARSFEAAVADIGDGATVMIGGFGTAGMPDPLIDALIAQGARGLTIVNNNAGNGETGLAALIKHKRVRRIVCSFPRQSDSQHFDAAYRAGEIELELVPQGNLAARIHAAGAGLGAIFTPTGYGTELAAGKETREIDGRHYVLEYPIHADFALIKAHRGDRWGNLVYRKTARNFGPLMAMAARCTIAQVGAVVALGELDPEAVVTPGIFVQRVVAAPAKEAA